In the Malania oleifera isolate guangnan ecotype guangnan chromosome 1, ASM2987363v1, whole genome shotgun sequence genome, one interval contains:
- the LOC131154964 gene encoding uncharacterized protein LOC131154964: MHFSRSGACDSKLLRPLPTLGWFRCIVSSCRAVVLPRFGGPEVLQLRPNVDVPDLKPDDVLVRARAVSINPLDTRMRAGYGRSIFGPLLPLILGRDISGEVASVGASVCSFSVGQEVFGALHPTALRGTYADYAILSEHELALKPATVTHVEASAIPFAALTAWRALKSTARITKGQRLLVVGGGGAVGFAAIQLAVAAGCHVSTTCGAQSIERVLGAGAEQAVDYTAEDIESVIHGKFDAVLDTIGMLDTERLGITFLKRGGHYMTLQGEAASLTDRYGLAIGLPAATAILLKKQIQYRYSHGIEYWWTFMRADSEGLEEIRRLLEAGNLKIPVEKTFSITQVIEAHKAKDKRHVPGKVVLEFD, translated from the exons ATGCACTTCTCAAGATCCGGCGCCTGCGATTCCAAGCTCCTCCGGCCTCTCCCGACCCTGGGCTGGTTCCGGTGCATCGTCTCCAGCTGCCGGGCCGTCGTCCTCCCGCGCTTCGGCGGGCCCGAGGTGCTCCAGCTTCGTCCTAATGTCGATGTACCTGATCTGAAGCCCGATGATGTGCTCGTTCGCGCTCGCGCGGTGTCGATCAACCCTCTTGACACTCGG aTGCGGGCAGGCTATGGTCGTTCCATATTTGGACCACTTTTGCCACTTATTTTGGGTCGTGATATCAGTGGCGAAGTTGCATCTGTAGGAGCTTCAGTATGTTCTTTTAGTGTTGGGCAAGAAGTTTTTGGTGCATTGCATCCAACTGCTCTGAGGGGTACCTATGCTGACTATGCTATTCTTTCAGAACATGAACTTGCTTTAAAACCAGCAACAGTCACCCACGTG GAAGCGAGTGCCATTCCATTTGCCGCGTTGACTGCATGGCGTGCTCTAAAAAGTACTGCTAGGATAACCAAGGG ACAAAGGCTATTGGTAGTGGGTGGTGGAGGAGCCGTAGGTTTTGCTGCAATTCAGCTTGCAGTGGCTGCAGGTTGCCATGTTTCAACTACATGTGGAGCTCAAAGTATAGAACGGGTATTGGGAGCTGGTGCTGAGCAGGCCGTTGACTACACTGCCGAG GATATTGAATCAGTCATACATGGTAAGTTTGATGCCGTTTTGGACACAATTGGTATGCTGGATACGGAAAGATTAGGCATCACTTTCTTGAAGAGAGGTGGGCATTATATGACACTGCAG GGGGAAGCAGCATCTTTAACTGATAGATATGGACTAGCTATTGGGCTTCCTGCAGCAACAGCAATtttattgaagaagcaaattcaatACCGCTATTCTCATGGAATAG AATATTGGTGGACATTTATGAGAGCAGATTCAGAAGGTTTGGAGGAGATCCGCAGGCTATTGGAAGCTGGGAATCTAAAAATACCTGTCGAGAAAACATTTTCCATTACACAAGTGATTGAGGCACACAAGGCCAAGGACAAAAGGCATGTTCCTGGTAAAGTAGTGCTAGAATTTGACTAG
- the LOC131154953 gene encoding protein SAWADEE HOMEODOMAIN HOMOLOG 2 isoform X1, giving the protein MLVIASLKGTSCIRDVRIATTKQVAEMESILQEHNLAVPPREVLTALAEKFSNSADRTGKIVVQMKQVWNWFQNRRYAIRAKSNKAPGPGKLTVSTVPREDPIPVRNVPQPLPAPSGRNSVDGAQMEFEAKSARDGAWYDVASFLSHRYFETGDPEVLVRFSGFGPEEDEWVNVRRHVRQRSLPCESSECVAVLPGDLILCFQEGKEQALYFDAHVLDAQRRRHDVRGCRCRFLVRYDHDQSEEIVPLRKVCRRPETDYRLQQLHAANESASLDQQKTAAAPTAGGDLRVHTTTEMTQKQRKAEENADVSVAGAPASHESNVPVTTAGTTNLETKNAETSCTGNVGNSDATPGNAAFASVTNVSTIAGDTGENTPEGK; this is encoded by the exons ATGTTAGTCATTGCTAGTCTCAAAGGCACTTCATGTATTCGTGACGTGAGAATTGCAACAACAAAGCAG GTTGCGGAGATGGAAAGTATTTTGCAAGAACACAATCTTGCAGTGCCACCACGGGAAGTTCTCACAGCTCTTGCAGAAAAGTTCAG TAATTCTGCAGATCGAACCGGAAAGATTGTAGTGCAAATGAAGCAA GTGTGGAATTGGTTCCAAAATAGGAGGTATGCCATTAGGGCAAAATCAAACAAGGCTCCTGGACCAGGGAAATTAACTGTTTCGACTGTGCCTCGAGAGGATCCTATTCCAGTAAGAAATGTGCCTCAACCTCTGCCTGCTCCTTCAG GAAGGAATTCAGTGGACGGTGCTCAAATGGAGTTTGAAGCTAAATCTGCAAGAGATGGTGCATG GTATGATGTTGCAAGTTTTTTATCTCATCGATATTTTGAGACGGGTGATCCG GAAGTTCTAGTTCGGTTTTCTGGATTTGGGCCAGAGGAGGATGAGTGGGTCAATGTTCGAAGGCATGTCAGACAGCGCTCTCTCCCATGTGAATCATCAGAATGTGTTGCAGTTCTTCCTGGAGATCTCATACTCTGTTTTCAG GAAGGTAAAGAGCAGGCTCTTTACTTTGATGCTCATGTTCTTGATGCCCAACGGCGGAGGCATGATGTGAGAGGTTGTCGTTGTAGGTTTCTGGTGCGCTATGATCATGATCAATCCGAG GAAATAGTGCCTCTGAGAAAGGTGTGCCGTCGCCCTGAAACCGATTACAGGCTGCAACAGCTGCATGCTGCTAACGAGTCTGCATCCTTGGACCAGCAGAAAACTGCTGCTGCTCCTACTGCGGGCGGTGACTTAAGAGTTCACACTACTACTGAAATGACACAGAAGCAGCGCAAAGCTGAGGAGAATGCAGATGTTTCAGTGGCGGGTGCTCCTGCTTCTCATGAGAGTAATGTGCCCGTGACAACAGCTGGAACaacaaatttggaaacaaaaaatgctGAAACAAGCTGCACTGGTAATGTTGGAAACTCTGATGCTACACCAGGCAATGCTGCATTTGCAAGTGTTACAAACGTGAGCACCATCGCTGGAGACACAGGTGAAAATACGCCCGAGGGAAAATAG
- the LOC131154953 gene encoding protein SAWADEE HOMEODOMAIN HOMOLOG 2 isoform X2, whose amino-acid sequence MGRPPSNGGPAFRFTPTEVAEMESILQEHNLAVPPREVLTALAEKFSNSADRTGKIVVQMKQVWNWFQNRRYAIRAKSNKAPGPGKLTVSTVPREDPIPVRNVPQPLPAPSGRNSVDGAQMEFEAKSARDGAWYDVASFLSHRYFETGDPEVLVRFSGFGPEEDEWVNVRRHVRQRSLPCESSECVAVLPGDLILCFQEGKEQALYFDAHVLDAQRRRHDVRGCRCRFLVRYDHDQSEEIVPLRKVCRRPETDYRLQQLHAANESASLDQQKTAAAPTAGGDLRVHTTTEMTQKQRKAEENADVSVAGAPASHESNVPVTTAGTTNLETKNAETSCTGNVGNSDATPGNAAFASVTNVSTIAGDTGENTPEGK is encoded by the exons ATGGGGAGACCCCCAAGTAATGGAGGTCCTGCTTTTCGTTTCACCCCAACTGAG GTTGCGGAGATGGAAAGTATTTTGCAAGAACACAATCTTGCAGTGCCACCACGGGAAGTTCTCACAGCTCTTGCAGAAAAGTTCAG TAATTCTGCAGATCGAACCGGAAAGATTGTAGTGCAAATGAAGCAA GTGTGGAATTGGTTCCAAAATAGGAGGTATGCCATTAGGGCAAAATCAAACAAGGCTCCTGGACCAGGGAAATTAACTGTTTCGACTGTGCCTCGAGAGGATCCTATTCCAGTAAGAAATGTGCCTCAACCTCTGCCTGCTCCTTCAG GAAGGAATTCAGTGGACGGTGCTCAAATGGAGTTTGAAGCTAAATCTGCAAGAGATGGTGCATG GTATGATGTTGCAAGTTTTTTATCTCATCGATATTTTGAGACGGGTGATCCG GAAGTTCTAGTTCGGTTTTCTGGATTTGGGCCAGAGGAGGATGAGTGGGTCAATGTTCGAAGGCATGTCAGACAGCGCTCTCTCCCATGTGAATCATCAGAATGTGTTGCAGTTCTTCCTGGAGATCTCATACTCTGTTTTCAG GAAGGTAAAGAGCAGGCTCTTTACTTTGATGCTCATGTTCTTGATGCCCAACGGCGGAGGCATGATGTGAGAGGTTGTCGTTGTAGGTTTCTGGTGCGCTATGATCATGATCAATCCGAG GAAATAGTGCCTCTGAGAAAGGTGTGCCGTCGCCCTGAAACCGATTACAGGCTGCAACAGCTGCATGCTGCTAACGAGTCTGCATCCTTGGACCAGCAGAAAACTGCTGCTGCTCCTACTGCGGGCGGTGACTTAAGAGTTCACACTACTACTGAAATGACACAGAAGCAGCGCAAAGCTGAGGAGAATGCAGATGTTTCAGTGGCGGGTGCTCCTGCTTCTCATGAGAGTAATGTGCCCGTGACAACAGCTGGAACaacaaatttggaaacaaaaaatgctGAAACAAGCTGCACTGGTAATGTTGGAAACTCTGATGCTACACCAGGCAATGCTGCATTTGCAAGTGTTACAAACGTGAGCACCATCGCTGGAGACACAGGTGAAAATACGCCCGAGGGAAAATAG